A single window of Anomaloglossus baeobatrachus isolate aAnoBae1 chromosome 5, aAnoBae1.hap1, whole genome shotgun sequence DNA harbors:
- the LOC142312058 gene encoding uncharacterized protein LOC142312058, giving the protein MDRDRDKMAERILHLTLEILFRLTGEDYILVKTSGERCQDPVSEGWGRPLSPITGPPLHRVIHEDINDQKILELTYKMIELLTGEVPIRCQDVTVYFSMEEWEYLEGHRDQYNDIMMEVPQPLTSPDNHGITLDTYEDYDIIPDKPSAIHSKNVSDPFQHFQCTDSSQTDKQNKSLQRAGEHQRTHGGEKLCICSECGKCFNNNFALIIHQRIHTGDKPYSCSQCGKCFTQKSNLFKHQKTHTGEKPYSCSDCGKYFIQKSHLVAHQGNHTGEKPFSCSECGKCFSTSSDLVKHYRIHTGEKLYSCSECGRCFLEKSHLVTHQRTHTGEKPFSCSECGKCFIQNSDLIKHHKIHTGENPFLCSECGKCFNRKSNLVRHQRIHTGEKIFSCSECGKCFNYKSVLVTHQKIHKREKPFSYS; this is encoded by the exons atggatagggacagggacaagatggcggagaggatattacacctcaccctagagatcctcttccggcttactggagag gattacatatTAGTGAAGACCTctggtgagcgctgtcaggaccctgtgtctgagggatggggaagacccctgagcccaatcacggggcctccacttcACCgcgtgatacatgaggacatcaatgaccagaagatcctagaactcacctacaagatgattgagctgctgactggagag gttcctataaggtgtcaggatgtcactgtctatttctccatggaggagtgggagtatttagaaggacacagagaTCAGTACaatgacatcatgatggaggttccgcagcccctcacatcaccag aCAATCATGGTATCACACTAGATACGTATGAAGACTATGACATTATCCCCGATAAACCTTCAGCCATTCACAGCAAAAATGTATCTGATCCATTTCAACATTTTCAATGtactgattcatcacagactgatAAACAAAATAAAAGTCTCCAAAGGGCTGGTGAACATCAAAGAACTCACGGAGGGGAGAAGTTATgtatatgttcagaatgtgggaaatgttttaacaataaTTTTGCTTTaattatacatcagagaattcacacaggggacaaaccatattcatgttcccaatgtgggaaatgttttacacagaaatcAAATCTTTTTaaacatcaaaaaactcacacaggggagaagccatattcatgttctgattgtgggaaatattttatacaGAAATCACATCTAGTTGCACATCAaggaaatcacacaggggagaagccattttcatgttcagaatgtgggaaatgtttttctacatCATCTGATCTTGTCAAACATTatagaattcacacaggtgagaaactatattcatgttcagaatgtgggagatgttttttggAGAAATCACAtctggttacacatcagagaactcacacaggggagaagccattttcatgttcagaatgtgggaaatgtttcattcAGAATTCAGACCTTATTAAACATCAcaaaattcacacaggtgagaacccatttttatgttcagaatgtggaaaatgttttaatcggaaatctaatcttgttagacatcagagaattcatacaggagagaagatattttcatgttcagaatgtgggaagtgttttaactATAAATCTGTTttagttacacatcagaaaattcacaaaagggaaaagccattttcatattcataa